In Archangium violaceum, the following are encoded in one genomic region:
- a CDS encoding substrate-binding and VWA domain-containing protein codes for MRKLLPGVLAVVVALVACKESNQGSSGASASARKQEVVGGPALVLTVAYGSEKKSWFEEQARAFERSGAKTKSGRSIQVRGQAMGSGEAVQDIVSGKLRAHVYSPASSAYLPLLNSAWLMSSSRTKPVVGEGEPLLLSPIVIAMWKPMAEALGWPGKPIGWADLMKVAADKRGWGAYGHPEWGRFKLGHTHPEFSNSGLLSVLAEAYAGAGKTRGLAVADVEGEKAKELLTDIEGTVVHYGKSTGFFADKMQQRGPGYVSAAVLYENLVIESYGKPSDAPFPLVSIYPVEGTFWSDHPYAVLDADWVGAEEREAAQAFLTFLKARPAQERALALGFRPADPAVAIAAPVDAAHGADPKQPQTLLEVPGADVLEKLLAVWRETKKSTDVTFVFDKSGSMLGRPLSEAKVGARRFLESLSDRDSVTLMLFDNNVYPPMGPLELGKGRGELLGRVDNIIADGGTALYSATLAAYQSAVARARKSPGKIHAVVVMTDGKDESSTITLAQLQSGLSSSSEENPVRIFTIAYGQGAEGQVLERIAEAGKGSSAKGGVEDIVQVYRDMASFF; via the coding sequence ATGCGGAAGCTGCTTCCAGGAGTGCTCGCGGTGGTGGTGGCGCTGGTTGCCTGCAAGGAATCCAACCAGGGCTCCTCCGGAGCCTCGGCGTCCGCGCGGAAGCAGGAGGTGGTGGGCGGGCCGGCCCTGGTGCTGACGGTGGCCTACGGCAGTGAGAAGAAGAGCTGGTTCGAGGAGCAGGCGCGAGCCTTCGAGCGGAGCGGGGCGAAGACGAAGTCGGGCCGCTCCATCCAGGTGCGGGGCCAGGCGATGGGCTCCGGGGAGGCGGTGCAGGACATCGTCTCCGGCAAGCTCAGGGCGCACGTCTACAGCCCGGCCTCCAGCGCCTACCTGCCGCTGCTCAACAGCGCGTGGCTGATGTCCTCGAGCAGGACGAAGCCGGTGGTGGGGGAGGGGGAGCCGCTGCTGCTCTCGCCCATCGTCATCGCCATGTGGAAGCCCATGGCGGAGGCGCTGGGCTGGCCGGGCAAGCCCATCGGCTGGGCGGATCTGATGAAGGTGGCGGCGGACAAGCGCGGGTGGGGCGCGTACGGGCACCCCGAGTGGGGCCGCTTCAAGCTGGGTCACACGCACCCCGAGTTCTCCAACTCGGGGCTGCTGTCGGTGCTGGCCGAGGCCTACGCGGGGGCGGGCAAGACGCGCGGGCTGGCGGTGGCCGACGTGGAGGGCGAGAAGGCGAAGGAGCTGCTGACGGACATCGAGGGCACGGTGGTGCACTACGGCAAGTCCACCGGCTTCTTCGCGGACAAGATGCAGCAGCGCGGTCCGGGCTACGTGTCGGCGGCGGTGTTGTACGAGAACCTGGTCATCGAGTCCTACGGCAAGCCGTCGGACGCACCCTTCCCGCTGGTCTCCATCTACCCGGTGGAGGGCACCTTCTGGTCGGATCATCCGTACGCGGTGCTGGACGCGGACTGGGTGGGGGCCGAGGAGCGTGAGGCGGCGCAGGCCTTCCTGACCTTCCTCAAGGCGCGACCGGCGCAGGAGCGAGCGCTGGCGCTGGGCTTCCGTCCGGCGGACCCGGCGGTGGCCATCGCGGCGCCAGTGGACGCGGCGCATGGCGCGGACCCCAAGCAGCCGCAGACGCTGCTGGAGGTGCCCGGCGCGGACGTGCTGGAGAAGCTGCTGGCCGTGTGGCGCGAGACGAAGAAGTCCACGGACGTCACCTTCGTCTTCGACAAGTCCGGCAGCATGTTGGGCCGCCCATTGTCGGAGGCCAAGGTGGGCGCCCGCCGCTTCCTGGAGTCGCTGTCGGACCGGGACTCGGTGACGCTCATGCTGTTCGACAACAACGTGTACCCGCCGATGGGCCCGCTGGAGCTCGGCAAGGGCCGCGGCGAGCTGCTCGGACGCGTCGACAACATCATCGCGGACGGAGGCACGGCCCTCTACTCCGCCACCCTGGCCGCCTATCAGTCCGCCGTGGCCCGGGCGCGGAAGAGCCCGGGGAAGATCCACGCGGTGGTGGTGATGACGGACGGCAAGGACGAGAGCAGCACCATCACGCTGGCGCAGCTGCAGAGCGGCCTGTCCTCCTCGAGCGAGGAGAACCCGGTGCGCATCTTCACCATCGCCTACGGGCAGGGCGCCGAGGGCCAGGTGCTGGAGCGCATCGCCGAGGCGGGCAAGGGCTCGAGCGCGAAGGGCGGCGTGGAGGACATCGTCCAGGTGTACCGGGACATGGCCTCCTTCTTCTGA
- a CDS encoding substrate-binding domain-containing protein gives MKPKVFIILGFLVAVGAVLFITSSNKDKAQQGGETAPSSQARSSGPATEITFLYSTEKKEWVEAAVAGFQQENPSIRVKLVGKGSLDAAQAILDGKERPTVWSPADSAVLRMLASDWSTDPQRGQLFATSGDDAPQPLVITPLVFVVWEDRAEVLQKASGGVVSWKAIHKAVASDQGWPAIGGKPEWGFVKLGHTDPTRSNSGLQAMLLATLEFYGKRSGLSVGDLLKPEYQTWVKELEKGVTRFETSTGTFMTDMVRFGPSKYDMAVVYENLAISQIGNAQGRWGNLKVYYPALTLWSDHPAALLLGDWVTPEQQDAARKWLAYLRSRPVQERALAFGFRPADPSVPLKTQDAANPFTRLASQGIQVDVPPVAEVPEGPVVRNLLTMWSRVVGSAQR, from the coding sequence ATGAAGCCCAAGGTCTTCATCATCCTGGGGTTCCTCGTCGCGGTCGGCGCGGTGCTCTTCATCACGTCCTCGAACAAGGACAAGGCGCAGCAGGGCGGAGAGACCGCCCCTTCCTCGCAGGCGCGCTCCTCCGGGCCGGCGACGGAGATCACCTTCCTCTACAGCACGGAGAAGAAGGAGTGGGTGGAGGCCGCGGTGGCGGGCTTCCAGCAGGAGAACCCCTCCATCCGCGTGAAGCTGGTGGGCAAGGGCTCGCTGGACGCGGCCCAGGCCATCCTGGACGGCAAGGAGAGGCCCACGGTGTGGAGCCCTGCCGACAGCGCCGTGCTGCGCATGCTGGCGTCGGACTGGTCGACGGATCCGCAGCGCGGGCAGCTGTTCGCCACCAGCGGGGACGACGCCCCGCAGCCGCTGGTCATCACCCCGCTGGTGTTCGTGGTGTGGGAGGACCGGGCCGAGGTGTTGCAGAAGGCGTCGGGGGGCGTGGTGTCGTGGAAGGCCATCCACAAGGCGGTGGCGAGCGACCAGGGCTGGCCGGCCATCGGCGGCAAGCCGGAGTGGGGCTTCGTGAAGCTGGGTCACACGGACCCGACGCGCTCCAACTCGGGCCTGCAGGCGATGCTGCTGGCGACGCTGGAGTTCTACGGCAAGCGCTCGGGGCTGTCGGTGGGAGACCTGCTCAAGCCCGAGTACCAGACCTGGGTGAAGGAGCTGGAGAAGGGCGTGACGCGGTTCGAGACCTCCACCGGCACCTTCATGACGGACATGGTCCGCTTCGGCCCGTCGAAGTACGACATGGCGGTGGTGTACGAGAACCTGGCCATCTCGCAGATCGGCAACGCGCAGGGCCGGTGGGGCAACCTGAAGGTGTACTACCCGGCGCTCACGTTGTGGAGCGACCACCCGGCGGCGCTGCTGCTGGGAGACTGGGTGACGCCGGAGCAGCAGGACGCGGCGCGCAAGTGGCTGGCGTACCTGCGCAGCCGTCCGGTGCAGGAGCGCGCGCTGGCGTTCGGCTTCCGCCCGGCGGACCCCTCGGTGCCGCTCAAGACGCAGGACGCGGCCAACCCCTTCACGCGGCTGGCCTCCCAGGGCATCCAGGTGGACGTGCCCCCCGTGGCCGAGGTGCCGGAGGGGCCGGTGGTCCGCAACCTGCTGACGATGTGGTCGCGCGTGGTGGGCTCGGCACAGCGCTGA
- a CDS encoding YbdD/YjiX family protein, translating to MSPSRRRARDMDASRDTPKTLWRRVVQTARLLIGVPDYDTYVAHMRQHHPSRPVMSYEEFFDERMRARYRGGGGRCC from the coding sequence ATGTCCCCCTCGCGACGGCGGGCCCGTGACATGGACGCCTCGCGAGACACCCCGAAGACCCTCTGGCGCCGGGTGGTGCAGACCGCCCGGTTGCTCATCGGCGTGCCCGACTACGACACCTACGTCGCGCACATGCGCCAGCACCACCCCTCGCGGCCGGTGATGAGCTACGAGGAGTTCTTCGACGAGCGCATGCGGGCGCGCTACCGGGGCGGCGGCGGGCGCTGCTGCTGA
- a CDS encoding carbon starvation CstA family protein, which translates to MNRVASKLGWALLAILGAFCLGTVALHRGETINATWLVVASVSIYLLGYRFYGRFIADRALRLDPSRATPAQRRNDGLDYVPTDKWVLFGHHFAAIAGAGPLVGPVLAAQMGYLPGTLWILFGVVLAGAVQDFMILFLSTRRDGKSLGDMVRMELGPAAGVVAMIGVLMIMMIILAVLALVVVKALAESPWGTFTVAMTIPIALLMGLYLRYLRPGRVLEVSVIGFVLLMLSIWLGGRVAENPTFAPLFTYDGKALAWMLIAYGFCASVLPVWLLLAPRDYLSTFLKIGTILLLAVGIVLAMPDLRMPAMTRFVDGSGPVFAGNLFPFLFITIACGAVSGWHSLISSGTTPKMLANERETLMVGYGAMLMESFVAIMALIAATVLQPGVYFAMNSPPAVIGTTVEQAAQTISQWGFVVTPEMLTQTAREIGESSILSRAGGAPTLAVGMAQILHGLVGGEGMMAFWYHYAILFEALFILTTVDAGTRVGRFMIQELAGLVYAPLKKTESWSANLIATAICVAGWGYFLYQGVVDPLGGINTLWPLFGIANQMLAAIALILACVVLVKMKRERYLWIPAVPTVWLVCCTLTAGWQKVFGADVRVSFLAHARAFSAAAEGGRVLAPAKSLEDMQQVITNDYVDATLTVIFMLVVVATLTFGVRAALAARRSTVPTSQETPHVPLATAGP; encoded by the coding sequence ATGAATCGTGTCGCAAGCAAACTGGGGTGGGCACTGCTCGCCATTCTCGGCGCGTTCTGTCTGGGCACGGTGGCGCTGCACCGGGGGGAGACGATCAACGCCACCTGGCTGGTGGTGGCGTCCGTCAGCATCTACCTGCTCGGCTACCGCTTCTATGGCCGGTTCATCGCCGACAGGGCCCTGAGGTTGGACCCCTCACGGGCCACACCGGCGCAGCGCCGCAATGACGGCCTGGACTACGTGCCCACCGACAAGTGGGTGCTGTTCGGCCACCACTTCGCCGCCATCGCGGGTGCCGGTCCGCTGGTGGGCCCGGTGCTCGCCGCGCAGATGGGCTACCTGCCCGGCACCTTGTGGATCCTCTTCGGCGTGGTGCTGGCCGGCGCGGTGCAGGACTTCATGATCCTGTTCCTGTCCACCCGCCGCGACGGCAAGTCCCTGGGCGACATGGTGCGCATGGAGCTGGGCCCCGCCGCCGGAGTGGTGGCGATGATCGGCGTGCTGATGATCATGATGATCATCCTCGCGGTGCTGGCCCTGGTGGTGGTCAAGGCCCTGGCCGAGAGTCCCTGGGGCACCTTCACGGTGGCCATGACCATTCCCATCGCCCTGCTGATGGGTCTGTACCTGCGCTACCTGCGTCCGGGCCGCGTGCTCGAGGTGTCCGTCATCGGCTTCGTGCTGCTGATGCTGTCCATCTGGCTGGGCGGCAGGGTGGCGGAGAATCCGACCTTCGCGCCGCTGTTCACCTATGACGGCAAGGCGCTGGCCTGGATGCTCATCGCCTACGGATTCTGTGCCTCGGTGCTGCCGGTGTGGCTGCTGCTCGCGCCTCGCGACTACCTGTCCACCTTCCTGAAGATCGGCACCATCCTGCTGCTGGCGGTGGGCATCGTCCTGGCCATGCCGGACCTGCGGATGCCGGCGATGACCCGCTTCGTCGACGGCTCGGGCCCGGTGTTCGCGGGCAACCTGTTCCCGTTCCTCTTCATCACCATCGCCTGTGGAGCGGTGTCCGGCTGGCACTCGCTGATCTCCTCGGGCACCACGCCGAAGATGCTGGCCAACGAGCGCGAGACGCTCATGGTGGGCTACGGCGCGATGCTGATGGAGTCCTTCGTCGCCATCATGGCGCTGATCGCCGCCACGGTGCTGCAACCGGGCGTGTACTTCGCCATGAACTCACCGCCCGCGGTGATTGGAACCACCGTGGAGCAGGCGGCCCAGACGATCAGCCAGTGGGGCTTCGTCGTCACCCCCGAGATGCTCACCCAGACCGCCCGGGAGATTGGCGAGTCCTCCATCCTGTCCCGAGCGGGTGGCGCGCCGACCCTGGCGGTGGGGATGGCGCAGATCCTCCATGGGCTGGTGGGTGGCGAGGGCATGATGGCCTTCTGGTACCACTACGCCATCCTGTTCGAGGCGCTGTTCATCCTCACCACCGTGGACGCGGGCACGCGCGTGGGGCGCTTCATGATTCAAGAGCTGGCCGGTCTGGTCTACGCGCCGCTGAAGAAGACCGAGTCCTGGAGCGCCAACCTGATCGCCACGGCCATCTGCGTGGCGGGCTGGGGCTACTTCCTCTACCAGGGCGTGGTGGACCCGCTGGGCGGCATCAACACGCTGTGGCCGCTGTTCGGCATCGCCAACCAGATGCTGGCCGCCATCGCGTTGATCCTCGCCTGCGTGGTGCTCGTGAAGATGAAGCGCGAGCGCTACCTGTGGATTCCCGCGGTTCCCACCGTCTGGCTGGTGTGCTGCACGCTGACCGCCGGCTGGCAGAAGGTGTTCGGCGCGGATGTCCGGGTCAGCTTCCTGGCCCACGCGCGCGCCTTCTCCGCGGCGGCGGAGGGCGGCAGGGTGCTGGCACCGGCGAAGTCGCTGGAGGACATGCAGCAGGTCATCACCAACGACTACGTGGACGCCACCCTCACCGTCATCTTCATGCTGGTGGTGGTGGCGACCCTCACGTTCGGAGTCCGCGCGGCGCTGGCGGCCCGCCGCTCGACGGTACCGACGTCCCAGGAAACGCCGCATGTCCCCCTCGCGACGGCGGGCCCGTGA
- a CDS encoding cytochrome P450 family protein, with amino-acid sequence MPGRSLDLWTPAHRANPRPLYARMREQSPIVRLLEPLRQVPFWLVTRYDDTVEVLRDERLTKDPRKLSEHARSTVFRSAQQGLLEHMLASDPPDHTRLRALVSQAFTPRRIEALRPRIVAIATELMEAALARGSVDFIDAFAFPLPVIVIAEMLGIPAEDRDQFREWTQALFVPPADGNPEHAMAAGQSFVKYLSTLIQRRHSEPGEDLLTALMTAEEQGERLSPTELTSMVFLLLVAGHETTVNLLGSGLLALLEHPEQHERLRGDRKLMGPAVEEMLRYCSPVETSTARFTVEPIEVCGQIIPAEEMVVAGLMAANHDPEVFTEPDRFDVGRTPNRHVAFGSGIHFCLGAPLARMEAAVAFELLLNRAPGVKLAVEPERLEWRKTAFIRGLEHLPVTFG; translated from the coding sequence ATGCCTGGAAGAAGCCTTGACCTGTGGACCCCCGCCCACCGCGCCAACCCGAGGCCCCTCTACGCGCGCATGCGCGAGCAGTCGCCCATCGTCCGCCTGTTGGAGCCCCTGCGGCAGGTGCCCTTCTGGCTGGTGACCCGCTACGACGACACGGTGGAGGTGCTGCGCGATGAGCGTCTGACCAAGGACCCGCGCAAGCTGAGCGAGCACGCGCGGTCGACCGTCTTCCGCTCCGCCCAGCAGGGGCTGCTCGAGCACATGCTGGCCTCGGACCCGCCGGACCACACCCGGCTGCGCGCGCTGGTCTCCCAGGCCTTCACCCCCCGGCGGATCGAGGCGCTGCGCCCGCGCATCGTCGCCATCGCCACCGAGCTGATGGAGGCGGCGCTGGCTCGTGGGAGCGTGGACTTCATCGATGCCTTCGCCTTCCCCCTACCCGTCATCGTCATCGCCGAGATGCTGGGAATACCCGCCGAGGATCGCGATCAGTTCCGCGAGTGGACACAGGCCCTGTTCGTTCCGCCAGCGGACGGCAACCCCGAGCACGCCATGGCCGCGGGCCAGAGCTTCGTGAAGTACCTCTCCACGCTCATCCAGCGGCGGCACTCCGAGCCGGGGGAGGATCTGCTCACCGCGCTGATGACGGCCGAGGAGCAGGGAGAGAGGCTCAGTCCCACCGAGCTCACCAGCATGGTCTTCCTCCTGCTGGTGGCCGGTCACGAGACGACGGTGAACCTGCTGGGCAGTGGGCTGCTGGCGCTGCTCGAGCACCCCGAGCAGCACGAACGTCTGCGGGGAGACCGGAAGCTGATGGGCCCGGCGGTGGAGGAGATGCTGCGCTACTGCAGCCCGGTGGAGACGAGCACGGCGCGTTTCACGGTGGAACCCATCGAGGTGTGCGGTCAGATCATTCCCGCGGAGGAGATGGTGGTCGCGGGGCTCATGGCGGCCAACCACGACCCGGAGGTGTTCACCGAGCCGGATCGCTTCGACGTGGGGCGCACGCCCAACCGGCACGTGGCGTTCGGCTCCGGCATCCACTTCTGCCTGGGAGCGCCGCTGGCGCGGATGGAAGCGGCGGTGGCCTTCGAGCTGCTGTTGAACCGGGCGCCGGGGGTGAAACTGGCGGTGGAGCCCGAGCGCCTGGAGTGGCGCAAGACGGCCTTCATCCGGGGCCTGGAGCACCTCCCGGTGACCTTCGGCTGA
- a CDS encoding glycerol-3-phosphate dehydrogenase/oxidase, protein MSASTEREALWGALARPWDLIIIGGGITGASVLREATRAGLKALLVEQRDFAWGTSSRSTKLVHGGLRYLANGDVPMVRQSIRERKRLLAEGHGLVVPLDFLLASHPREGGKHWQGRVGIFVYELLTGRWPRGNHSSNQLRERVPSLGQEEGLLGVPYDEAWVDDARLVLRILREAVAAGGSALNYVRVTGLLREEGRVTGVELSDTVGRRSTTVRARAVVNATGVWADQVRAHLSAAPRLRPLRGSHLVFSSRRFPLAHGISFRHPRDGRFVCAVPWEDSTLVGTTDLDHRPSLDEEPSISSEEVAYLMEAVESRFPSPRLTLDDIVSCYAGVRPVISSGENDPSKESREHLVLEEEGLVTVTGGKLTTCRAIAHDALRVLRHRLPELASLKTEGPFLDTPPALDEVPLAAPARLRLRGRYGADASALVASARPGELDTIPGSSTLWAELRWAARSEGVVHLEDLLLRRVRLGLLLPNGGEEHLPVLRALCQHELGWDDAHWESEARAYLTLWRTHYALPKQQNAQRESQALAAHR, encoded by the coding sequence ATGTCCGCATCCACTGAACGAGAGGCGCTCTGGGGAGCCCTCGCACGACCCTGGGATTTGATCATCATCGGAGGCGGCATCACCGGCGCCTCGGTCCTGCGCGAGGCCACCCGCGCGGGCCTGAAGGCCCTGCTCGTCGAACAGCGGGACTTCGCCTGGGGCACCTCGAGTCGCTCCACCAAGCTGGTCCATGGCGGACTGCGCTACCTGGCCAACGGCGACGTGCCAATGGTCCGCCAGTCCATCCGTGAGCGGAAACGGCTGCTCGCCGAGGGCCACGGCCTGGTGGTGCCCCTGGACTTCCTGCTCGCCAGCCACCCGAGGGAAGGCGGCAAGCACTGGCAGGGCCGCGTCGGCATCTTCGTGTACGAGCTCCTCACCGGCAGGTGGCCTCGCGGCAATCACTCCTCCAATCAGCTCCGCGAGCGGGTGCCCTCGCTCGGGCAGGAGGAGGGGCTCCTCGGCGTGCCCTACGACGAGGCCTGGGTCGATGACGCGCGGCTGGTGCTGCGCATCCTCCGCGAGGCCGTGGCCGCGGGAGGCTCGGCGCTCAACTACGTGCGTGTCACCGGCCTGCTCCGCGAGGAGGGCCGCGTCACGGGCGTCGAGCTGTCGGACACCGTGGGGCGGCGCTCCACCACCGTCCGGGCCCGGGCCGTCGTCAACGCCACGGGCGTTTGGGCCGATCAAGTGCGCGCGCACCTGTCCGCCGCGCCCAGGCTGCGCCCGCTGCGCGGCAGTCACCTCGTCTTCTCCTCCAGACGCTTCCCGCTCGCGCACGGCATCAGCTTCCGCCACCCGCGCGACGGGCGCTTCGTGTGCGCCGTGCCCTGGGAGGACTCCACGCTCGTGGGGACGACGGACCTGGACCACCGCCCCTCGCTGGACGAGGAGCCCTCCATCTCTTCCGAGGAGGTGGCCTACCTGATGGAGGCGGTGGAGTCCCGCTTCCCCTCGCCACGGCTCACGCTGGACGACATCGTGTCCTGCTACGCGGGCGTGCGGCCCGTCATCTCCTCCGGCGAGAACGACCCGTCCAAGGAGTCCCGCGAGCACCTCGTGCTCGAGGAGGAGGGACTGGTCACCGTCACGGGCGGCAAGCTGACCACCTGCCGCGCCATCGCGCACGATGCCCTGCGCGTCCTGCGGCACCGGCTGCCCGAGCTGGCCTCATTGAAAACCGAGGGACCCTTCCTCGATACGCCACCCGCGCTGGATGAGGTGCCCCTGGCTGCACCGGCCCGCCTGCGCCTGCGGGGGCGCTACGGAGCGGACGCGTCCGCCCTGGTGGCCTCGGCGCGTCCCGGTGAGCTCGACACCATCCCCGGCAGCTCCACCCTCTGGGCGGAGCTGCGCTGGGCGGCCCGGAGCGAGGGCGTCGTCCACCTGGAGGATCTGCTGCTGCGGCGCGTCAGGCTGGGGCTGCTGCTGCCCAACGGCGGCGAGGAACACCTGCCCGTCCTCCGCGCGCTCTGCCAGCACGAGCTGGGCTGGGACGACGCGCACTGGGAGTCCGAGGCCCGAGCCTACCTGACGCTCTGGCGCACCCACTACGCGCTGCCCAAGCAACAAAACGCCCAACGGGAGTCCCAGGCCCTCGCCGCGCATCGATAG
- a CDS encoding FAD-binding oxidoreductase yields MRRWNGWGHAAVGYPLPDTTAAVLAERVGPGTTPRDATLPEVMASVPPSRLPPHPLVSTEPEVRVRHARGQSFPDLIVMRDGHVPAFPDGVAFPNQSEEVRALFAYARDAGARIIPYGGGTSVVGHVNVEPGDAPILTVSLERLQQLHALSEEDRLATFGAGVSGPRLEEQLRARGYTLGHFPQSFEQSTLGGWIVTRSRGQQSLGYGRIENLFAGGRLEAPAGTLVLPTFPASATGPDVREFVLGSEGRMGILTEATVRISPLPEREDFLALFFPDWERARTAVRELAQSGAPLSMLRLSTPEETAINLALAGHPRMVGLLSGVLSLRGIGPDSCMLVLGLSGSARNVEHGRRMALDLAGRHGGVRVPALGEKWKKGRFRSPYLRNAAWERGWGVDTVETATSWSNVPRLLAAVEGALREALADRGERVLAFTHLSHVYPSGSNLYTTFIFRLGAEAAETHARWLALKTAASRAMVAHGGTISHQHGVGTDHRPYLEAEKGPLGVAAIRQMLGTFDPTGLLNPGKLV; encoded by the coding sequence GTGAGGCGCTGGAATGGTTGGGGACACGCAGCCGTCGGCTACCCGCTGCCGGACACCACCGCCGCCGTCCTCGCGGAACGGGTCGGTCCGGGCACCACCCCCCGGGATGCCACGCTGCCCGAGGTGATGGCCTCCGTGCCTCCCTCGCGCCTGCCTCCCCATCCGCTCGTCTCCACCGAGCCCGAGGTCCGCGTGCGCCATGCGCGCGGTCAGAGCTTCCCCGACCTCATCGTCATGCGCGACGGGCACGTGCCGGCCTTCCCGGATGGCGTGGCCTTCCCCAACCAATCGGAAGAAGTGCGCGCGCTCTTCGCCTACGCGCGCGACGCGGGCGCACGCATCATCCCCTACGGCGGGGGCACCAGCGTCGTCGGCCATGTCAACGTCGAGCCCGGTGACGCCCCCATCCTCACCGTGTCCCTGGAGCGCCTCCAACAGCTCCACGCGCTCTCCGAGGAGGACCGGCTGGCCACCTTCGGCGCGGGCGTGAGCGGGCCCCGGCTCGAGGAGCAGCTGCGCGCCCGCGGCTACACGCTCGGGCACTTCCCGCAGTCCTTCGAGCAGTCCACGCTCGGCGGGTGGATCGTCACCCGCTCGCGCGGGCAGCAGTCGCTCGGCTACGGGCGCATCGAGAACCTGTTCGCCGGAGGGCGGCTCGAGGCCCCCGCGGGCACCTTGGTGCTGCCCACCTTCCCCGCCAGCGCCACCGGGCCGGACGTGCGTGAATTCGTCCTCGGCTCGGAAGGGCGCATGGGCATCCTCACCGAGGCCACGGTGCGCATCTCCCCGTTGCCCGAGCGGGAGGACTTCCTCGCCCTCTTCTTCCCCGACTGGGAGCGGGCCCGCACCGCCGTGCGAGAGCTGGCGCAGAGCGGCGCGCCGCTGTCCATGCTGCGCCTGAGCACCCCCGAGGAGACGGCCATCAACCTCGCGCTGGCCGGCCACCCGCGCATGGTGGGACTGCTGTCGGGAGTGCTCTCGCTACGGGGCATCGGCCCGGACAGCTGCATGCTGGTGCTCGGCCTGTCCGGCAGCGCGCGCAACGTGGAGCACGGCCGGAGGATGGCGCTGGACCTCGCGGGCCGGCACGGCGGCGTGCGCGTGCCCGCTCTCGGCGAGAAGTGGAAGAAGGGCCGCTTCCGCTCGCCCTACCTGCGCAACGCCGCCTGGGAGCGCGGCTGGGGCGTGGACACCGTGGAGACGGCCACCTCCTGGAGCAACGTGCCCCGGTTGCTCGCCGCCGTCGAGGGCGCACTGCGCGAGGCCCTCGCGGACCGGGGTGAGCGGGTGCTCGCCTTCACCCACCTGTCCCACGTGTACCCGAGCGGCTCCAATCTCTACACCACGTTCATCTTCCGCCTGGGCGCCGAGGCAGCGGAGACCCACGCCCGCTGGCTCGCGCTCAAGACGGCGGCCAGCCGCGCCATGGTCGCCCACGGTGGCACCATCAGCCACCAGCACGGGGTGGGCACGGACCACCGGCCCTATCTGGAGGCGGAGAAGGGGCCGCTCGGCGTCGCCGCCATCCGCCAGATGCTCGGAACCTTCGATCCGACGGGCCTGCTCAATCCGGGCAAGCTCGTCTGA
- a CDS encoding MBL fold metallo-hydrolase, with the protein MSATVPSLRAVDRLEVFVVVDNVLDLLSTVPSTVTPEVPNLVRAGMREFTGSCLCCAAWGLSLMVTAHVGNTRHTVLFDAGPESYAFERNARRLGVDLGSIEEAVLSHGHFDHAGGLPQALRMIKEANGGRDIPLHVNPGMFGKRAFKLADGRVLPLGDVPSVEELAAAGGAVVNAPEARTLLEDMFFVSGEIARVTPYEKGLPQQFRRAEDGSWVPDPQVLDERYLAVHVRDRGLVVFSACSHAGIVNVLKDAAWRFPSVPLHAAMGGLHLSGPFNEQWIDDTVRDIQGFGLKRLVPGHCTGWRATQALVRALGDVVVPGAVGQLHRFGQEG; encoded by the coding sequence ATGTCCGCGACCGTCCCATCCCTTCGCGCGGTGGATCGTCTCGAGGTGTTCGTCGTCGTCGACAACGTGCTCGATCTTCTCTCCACCGTCCCATCCACGGTGACGCCGGAGGTGCCCAACCTCGTGCGAGCCGGGATGCGGGAATTCACCGGCTCGTGCCTTTGCTGCGCGGCATGGGGCCTTTCACTGATGGTGACGGCCCATGTCGGAAACACCCGGCACACCGTGCTGTTCGACGCGGGGCCCGAGTCCTATGCCTTCGAGCGCAATGCCCGGCGGCTCGGGGTGGACCTGGGTTCCATCGAGGAGGCCGTCCTGTCGCATGGGCACTTCGACCACGCGGGCGGGCTGCCCCAGGCGCTGCGGATGATCAAGGAGGCCAACGGTGGCCGGGACATCCCCCTGCACGTCAACCCGGGGATGTTCGGCAAGCGCGCCTTCAAGCTCGCCGATGGCCGCGTCCTGCCGCTGGGAGATGTGCCCTCGGTGGAGGAGCTGGCCGCCGCCGGTGGCGCGGTGGTGAACGCGCCCGAGGCCCGCACGCTCCTCGAGGACATGTTCTTCGTCAGTGGGGAGATCGCCCGGGTGACGCCCTACGAGAAGGGGCTGCCGCAGCAATTCCGCCGCGCGGAAGACGGGAGCTGGGTCCCCGACCCGCAGGTGCTCGACGAGCGCTACCTGGCCGTGCACGTGCGGGACCGGGGGCTGGTGGTCTTCAGCGCGTGCTCGCACGCGGGCATCGTGAACGTGCTGAAGGACGCCGCGTGGCGCTTTCCCTCGGTGCCGCTCCACGCGGCCATGGGGGGACTGCACCTCTCGGGGCCGTTCAACGAGCAGTGGATCGACGACACGGTGCGGGACATCCAGGGGTTCGGTTTGAAGCGGCTCGTCCCGGGGCACTGCACGGGATGGAGGGCGACCCAGGCCCTCGTTCGTGCGCTCGGAGACGTGGTGGTGCCCGGCGCGGTGGGGCAGCTCCACCGGTTCGGTCAGGAAGGGTAG